The genomic stretch CATACCTCCTCCCCCAAATCCGAGAAAGCCTACCGCAGTCATGCCGACTATGTAGATGTGGAATTTTTGATGCCATTGATTAAGCAATTGAAAGCAATCGGGCAGGACGTAGATTTTATGATTGAGGCGAAACAAAAAGATAAGGCAGCTTTGCAGCTGGCTGAAGATGTGTCCCGCATTCGAGGGGTAAAACGAATCGGCGAAGCAACGGTGGAATTATAAGCAAACGAACCTGGCAATACAAGAATAATTCAACCAAAAGCGAACTATTACCAGATCTATACGTTTTCGTGCAGGCCCCTGTCGGCTGCTGTCTCTAGCTGTTATCGTCGAACAAGAATGGCTTGTGAAGCAGACACCGACAAGAAAATTGCTTCTTATTTTCGAGGAGTCTACGTATTCCTCCTACACTAGTGAAGGTTCCTGTAACACAAATCAGCGTAGGAAATACACGGAGACTCCCGCGGGAGGAAGGCTAGGGGAGACCCCCGCAGTGCGTTTTTTGCACAAGGAGGCTCCCCAGCCGCCCGCAGGAAAGCGGAGTGTATTTCCGAAGCGGCGCTCTCACCTTCGTTTCCAATGCAAAAATCCAAACAACGCTGCTGTTAATTGTTGTTTGGATTTTTATATAGCTTAAACAGTTATGTCTCAGTTCCGTTTTCATCTTCTTACTTTTATTTTATTAATTCTTGTCTGTAAGGTCTTCTTATCTTTAGAGGAACTTACTTTATTAACTGCAGATTGGGCGGCTTGCTTCGCTTTCTTTGTTCTGTCTTTCTCAGCTTTTTTCACTTTGTATGTTGCATCCGATAGCTTTTTTGCATCAGACAGTTTCTTTTTCAACTTTTCCAACCGCTTTTGTAAACTATCCTTATCTTTTCCTGCTTGCAGCTCATTAATGGTACTTTGTGCTTTTTTAAGATTCTTGTCAGCAGGCGATCTCTCAGCAGCCTTTACGCTAGCATTTGCTGCATGAAACTGTGATTGCTTCACCTTATTGAGACGTGTTTGCAAGATAGTCCTGTCTTTCCCTTTTGCCAATGACTGAATAGCTTTTTGTGCAATGTCCACATTCTTCTTTATCTTGCTTTTCTCTGACTGCCCGACTTTGTAACTCGCTTCTTTCACTAGCAGTGCTTGTTTCACTTTATCCAGTCGATTGTGCAGACTCTTTTTCTCTGTACGATTCGTCACTTTATTTGCCGCAGATTGTGCTGCAGCTATATCCTTATTCTGCTTGCTTTTCTCGGCTTTGGAAACTTTATCTTTCGCTTCCTGCAGTATGATGACTTGTTTTATGTTGTCCAAACGCTTTTGTAAGCTTTGTTTTTCCTCACTGTTTGATAAACCTTTCACTACTTGCTGCGCTTTATCGTAATTCGCTAGCGTTTGTCTCTTCTCAGTCAATTGGACAGCATCTAATGCTTGCTGATAGCTCTTCGTTTGATCAGATTGATATTGAATCAGTCCATATCCAAATAGCGGATCTCTGCCTTCTTCTCCAAGATCCTTGCTGTTCTGCTGCAGTCGCAAGCGCAGCTGGTTATTGGTCTCTGTTGGATGTTGCTGCTTCAACAGCGCCAGCATCGCTGATACATGCGGCGCAGCTTGTGAAGTACCACTCATGATCGCGTAATTAGCACCAAGATGGGTACTGTAAATGTTTGAACCAGGAGCTGCAAACTCTACGTTATCTCCTACAACGGAAAAAGAAGCAATATTATTTTTCGAATCAGATGCAGAAACAGCAATAACCTCATTAAAGGCTGCCGGGTAATTGACAAGATGCCCAGCTCCTCCATTTCCACTCGAAGCAACCAATAAAATGTCCTGTTGGTATGCACGCTTTACTGCATCCTCCAACGCCTTGCTTTTATACTTTGTCCCTATACTCACATTGATGATGTTCATCTTGTTTGAGATTGCCCAATCGATACCTTCCAAGAGGTCAGACATATCTCCAGCGGCAGCTTTGTCCAATACTTTAACAGCATAAAGTTCTGCATCCGGAGCCACACCGTCGGTACCATATTGATTATGTTTTGCGCCAATGATACCCGCTACATGTGTACCATGTCCAGCATCATCTTTATAAGAGGTTGTGTAATTTACTGCCGCGTATCCTCCGGCTATATTTAAATCTTGGTGTGGATAAATGCCACTGTCTATAACAGCTACCTTAACCCCTTTACCAGTAATTCCTTCCCTCCAAGCCCAAGACGCTTGAATTGGAGCGAGGTTCCATTGATTTAAAATCTGTGAGGATGCCTGCACAGCAGTACTGCTGCCAGTTGAATAAATCCTGCTATCCGGCTCCACATATTTAATATCCGGGTCTTTCTTCAAGTCTCTGACTGTCTTTGCATCAGCAGTTACAGCCGCAGCTGGCAAATTGTCATACGTTTCATCAATTGCGGCATCACTTTCACGAACAGCCTCTTCTCCCTCTTTGTTTTCATACACGACGATTAGCTGTTTATCTTCCTCTGCATACGCTTTAACAGCAGGAAAGCAAATGACCAGGCTCAGCAACAACGAAACAAGGTATACAATCTTCGTTGAAAAATTCATTGGGTGTGTTTTTTTCCTCTCAATAAGAAATTCTATTCATTTTTATTACTTCGAAGCTGGAATCTATACAGCAAAAAGTATGATTGATTTATACAAAGCAGCTTAGCAATCTCAATATCTCTTTCTTCTTCTCTCGATCACATAAAGGAGCGCCCCGACGGAAGCAACAGCAACCCCCGCAGCTATTACATTACCGAACGAGGAAGCAGTGTCCGGCAGCTGCTCACCTTTTGTTTTATCCTCCAACTTGTCATGCTCAGCTGTTTTATAGGAGAGTACGATTTCCTCATTCTCTTTTTCAGGAGTTTCTTTTGTTATAATTGGCTCTACCTTCAACTTAGGTTCCGCAGATGCTGGCATCTTATTTGATTCTTCTTTTTCCTGCATCACTCCCGGTAAAGGTGAAGCTTTTTCCTCACGCTCTGTTTGGGCAGCGATATAATCCTTTAATTCTTGCAAACTTGTAAAGTCAGCTAGTGTCTGATTGTTAGCTGCCAGCAGCTCGTCCAACTCTTCCTCACTCATGCCATTTTCCTCCAAAACGAAATGAACAGATATGTCATTTACGTCTTGATAGATAATGTCTTTTATAGCTTTTAGTTTCGAATAACTGTACAAATCTAAATCATGCTTTGTGAATAATTCTGCTAACTGTTTCTCCGTCATACCGAGATCATTCACTAGCTCCTGTAACGCTGCTGCTTCTTCCTTTTTGTTTTGCTCTTCTTTCTGCTCTTTATCTGTCTCGCTATTCGCTATTTCTTTGTGCTGCACTTCTTGTTTAACAGCATCTTGTTGTGTTGCTAATTCTGCCTCAGCAGGCTTTCTTACTTCTTGAGATTCAGGTTGCGGATATTGAACGAATCCGTACCCATAAAGCTCGTCTCGTCCTGCTTGTCCCAAATCAGCGGTATACTGCTGCAAGCGCTGCCGCAGCTGTACGTTTGTATCATTCGGATACTGCTGCTTCAAAAGAGCAAGCATAGCTGTAACATGAGATGTAGCTTGCGATGTGCCGCTCATCAGCCTATATTCAGAACCAAGATAAGTACTGACGATGTCTTTCCCCGGAGCTGCAAACTCTACCTCACTGCCCACGGAGGAAAAAGCTGCACTGTTGTTACGTGCATCGGTTGCGGATACGCCAATGACAGCATCATAAGCGGCAGGATACTCGACTGGATGGCCAGCACCTTCATTTCCACTCGCACCTACTAACAAAAGACCGGCTTGGTAAGCTTTGTTCATAGCGTCTTGCATGGCTTCGCTGGAATCAGCAGAGCCCATGCTCAAATTAACAATGTCCATGTTATTGGCAATTGCCCAATCAATTCCTTCTAATAAATCAGCGAGTGTTCCTTCGCCTTTCTCATCAAGAACCTTGACTGCAAATAATGCTGCATCTGGAGCAATTCCATCTATCCCTTGCTGGTCATGCTTTGCACCAATAATACCGGCTACATGTGTGCCATGCCCTTTATCATCTGCATAAGAAGTTGTATAGTCTACAGCTGCATAACCTCCAGCAATCGCGAGTTCGGGATGCGGAGCGATTCCGCTATCCAACACTGCTATTTTCACACCTTTTCCTGTCAAACCTGCTTCCCAGGCAGAAGCAGCATGAATGGATGCCAGATTCCATTGTTCTGCTACTTGAGATGGTGCCTCTCCACTTTCTGCGATAGAGAAGGTAACATTATTCTCGACATACTTAATATCAGGGTCACGCTTTAATTTTTCAATGGAATCTGCATCAGCTGAAACTGTCGCTGCAGAAAGCCGGTCATATTGCTCTTTTACAACGGCCCCGCTATTTTTTATATCCTGCTCTCCTTGTTTATTTTCATAGACAACGATTACTTGATTTTGTTCCTGAGCATCTGCTTTCTCAACCGGCAGCAGAAAGATTGAACCCGTTAATAAAGAAGCAAATGCCAATTGCTTCGCTAATGGCTTTCTCATGTATAAAAATCCCTTTCCCGAATAAAGTCATGCTCTTTATATCGGCATATATTGGCAAAGGTTAATCAATGTTTCGTATATGTATCAATCATTTCCACTAGATTTCTATACAAGGCGATAATTATATGCGCCTTTGCATAAAAAGAGCCTGGAAAACCAAGATTAATTGATCCTAAAAGCGAACGATGACTAGATTCATACTTTATAACGCAGCCCTCTGACGGCTGCTGCCTCTCCAACTTTAGCTGTTAACACCGGACAAGAATGGCTCTTGAAGTAGACAACGACAGGAAAATTGCTTCTTATTTTCGAGGAGTCTACGTATTCTGTCTACACGAGTGAAGGTTTCCCATAACATAAATCAGCGTAGGAAATACACGGAGACTCCCGCGGGAAAGCGGAGTGTATTTACGAAGCGATGCTCTCATCTTCGTTTTCAATGCAAAAAATCCAAACAATGCAGTATTGTTTGGATTTTTATTTTATATAGCTTAAACAGTTAAGGCCCCGCCTCTTTTGGGGCTAAGATGTGCATATACGGACGGCTTCCTCCCGTTTATTTACTGTATGCTCTTTTCCAATTCTCGCAAGCAATCCGGTCTTTTTCAGCAGTCGTTCTGGCTGTCCATGGACACCAAGTAACAGCAGCTGTTTGCTGGCTTTTTCGTAGTGTTCTACAAGTTTGTGCAGTGCAGCTTCAGCGGATGTATCCATATAAGAGACTTTCTGCAAATCAAGTACAAGCGAATCCGGTTCTTCGCGCATCGCTTTCTCTACCTCATTTTCTAAAATATCGGTAGATCCGAAGAATAAAGGTCCTTCAAACTGACATATTCGTAATCCATCTGTTTCTTTGATATTGATTTGTTCATCTTTTACAAACAGGACTGCACTCATTCGTTTAACAAAAACAACAAAAGCTAACAGCAGGCCGCATCCCACTCCAACTGTCAAATCAGCCAGAACAGTCAGTACAAAGGTAACTGCGAGAATAAACGAATCGAATGTACGCATGCGAATGATGTGAACTACCTCTTTCCGTTCACTCATATTCCAGGCAACAACCATTAGAATCGGTGCCATACTGGCTAACGGAATGGCCGAAGCATAAGGTGCTAGCAGAAGCAAAATGAGCAATACGAAAATACAATGCACAACACCCGATACAGGCGAGAAAGCCTTATTCCGTATATTCGTTGCCGTGCGAGCAATGGCACCTGTTGCTGGTATACCGCCAAAAAGCGGAACAGCAATATTTGCTATACCTTGTCCGACGAGCTCTCGGTTGCTGTGATGCTTCGTTTTGGCCATATTATCCGCCACTGTGGCCGACAAAAGTGATTCCACTCCGCCTAATAAAGCAATCGCGATAGCCGAGGGCAGCAAGTAGATGATCTTGTCCAATGTAACAGCCGGAAATTGCAGCTGCGGCAGCTGACTGGGAATATCTCCGTAAACACTGCCAATCGTTGCAACGTTTCCTGGAAAGAATAAGACTGCTGCGATTGTTGATAGAATTAGCCCTACTAGCGCACCAGGTACTTTAGGGAGAATTCTCGGAGTTAGCAGTATTGCCGCTAATGATACACTTGCCACAATCACACTATATAGATTAATTGTGTCTGCAGCTGCTGCGAGCGCTTGCATCTTTTGTAAAAATCCCTCTTCCTGCTCTGCTTGTATGCCTGTGAAATTTCCAATCTGACCTGTGAAAATAATGACAGCAATTCCTGCAGTAAATCCAATAACAACAGGGCGCGGAATGAACTTAATTAAACTTCCGAGCTTCAGCAGACCGAATAAAACAAGCAATATCCCAGCCATCATACCTGCCAGCAAAAGATCCTGATAGCCAAATTGAATCACGACTCCAAGCAGAATCGGGACAAAAGCTCCTGTCGGTCCTCCAATTTGGAACCTTGATCCGCCTAGTAATGAAATAAGCAGACCACCGATAATGACTGTATATAAACCATACTCTGGATTGACTCCCGATGCTATGGCAAAGGACATGCCAAGTGGAATAGCAACGATACCGACGACAATTCCGGCAATAATATCCCGCCGTAGCGCTTGCAAATTATAACCGTTGTATCTTCCAAGTCTTCTCATCTCATCACTGCCTTTCGTTTTTGTTGTCACCTTGTCTTTTCATTAACATACATTGCAGAAAAGCTGTCTGCTGCCTCCTCTCATTTAGCTGGTAAACCAAGTATTCGTGAAAATAAGAAATTTGTATATCATACCATTGTCTATAGATTTTATTATTCTCATAAATGAACAGCATTTTCTTTAGTTTTTTTAAACAAACTATCCTCCTATACTGATAGAAACTGTGCTTCTTGAATCCTTTTTGCACAGAAGTATTTGCGTAGTTCTTGTAAAATAATTGTGAGTTTTTTGCTTTACCGGTTCTTTCTTCCTACCTCTATCCGCCTGTGCAATAACATTTACTTTTCCGGCCGCCCTCCTCCTTATTACCTTGCTAATTTAGTAATAAATTTATAAGTTAGAGTAAGATTAGAATTTGCTTAGAATATTTATATATGCTAATATATGCATATAAGCAAATAAGAGGAGCGACTGCCCATGAAATATAAAATGCAGCCGGATTTGACAGAAGCGCAATTAACGCACGTTTCGCAAATATTTAAAGCACTTGGTGATCCGACTAGAATCCGAATTTTGCATTTTCTTCTTGACCAAGAATACAGTGTCAATGAAATCGCAGAGAAACTGGAACTGCATCAATCTACTGTTTCGCATCAGCTGAGTACCATGAAAAAAATCCGTCTTGTAAAATCCAGACGGGAAGGTACAACGATTTATTATTCACATGATGACAAGCACGTCATTGATTTATTAACAGAAGCCATTAATCACGCCTGCCATAATTAATCTATCGGAGGAATATGTATGGGACACGGACATGTACACGATCATGCACATGGTCATCATCATCACGGACATAATGCCAATAAAAAAGCTTTATTGATTAGTTTTATCCTGACAGCTGGTTTCATGCTGCTAGAAGCAATTGGAGGTTTCCTCACAAACAGCCTTGCATTGCTGTCCGATGCCGGCCATATGCTGAGTGACGCTGTATCTCTAGGCGTCGGTTTATTTGCCTTCATAATCGGCGAGCGCGTAGCGAATTACAGCAAAACATACGGGTATAAGCGATTTGAGATTTTAGCTGCACTATTCAATGGTATTACGTTAATTCTAGTATCGCTATACATCTTTTATGAAGCGATTCAACGGTTCCAAGAGCCTGCTGATATTGTTTCAGGCGGCATGCTGACGATCGCTGTTATTGGTTTTCTTGTAAATATAGTCGTTGCTTGGATTCTCATGCGCGGCGATACAAGCGACAACTTGAATATCCGAGCAGCTTTCCTTCATGTAATAGGCGATTTGCTAGGTTCGGTAGGTGCCATCGCCGCTGCTTTACTTGTACTCCTTTTCGGGTGGAGCTGGGCTGATCCCGTGGCCAGCGTCATCGTTGCCTCTCTTGTTATCACAAGCGGCTGGCGTGTAACGAAGGATGCTATTCACGTGCTAATGGAAGGCACGCCACGTAATGTGGAAATGTCTAAAATCATTGATTGCATGGAAAAGGCACCTGGTATTATATCCATTCATGACTTGCACGTATGGAGCATCACGAGCGGACAAAATGCTCTTTCCTGCCATGCGGTCGTTCAAGGAAATTTACTAGTCGAAGAAAGCCAGCATATGCTCCGAAACATTGAGCACGATTTGGAACATCTAGGTATTGGCCACGTAACTATTCAAATGGAAACAGCATCTCATACACACGAGGAATCCCTCATGTGTCAGCATGATGCAGAATCTCATTCTCATACCCATGCTCATTAGAAAAGACGAGGATTTTTCCTCGTCTTTTTTCTTACAAAAGGAGCAGAACGGCTGTCTAATTGCCGAATAACAGTTCCGTCAAGCGTTTACCAACTACCATGCCAATGCCGGAACCAGCACCAAATATAGAAATCACACTTATCAGTACAGCACCTTTGACGCGCAGCTTTTCTTTTTTAAAGCTGTTATTCGATTGTATCTCCTGTATTTTCATCTCTTGCTCACACAGTTTCTCCATTACCTGATTTTGTGCGTCATTTTGCTTTTCCAGCGTCTCTGCCATCTTCTCTGTATGATTTTCGATATTTTCCAGCCACTTTCCCACCGGCAGCAGCCGCTCATTAATCGTAACCAAATCCTCCTTGATAGCATCGATTTCAGCTTGGAAATCCTCTCGAACTTTCAATTGCATTTCTAACAGCTCTGCTCGTGAGATTTGATCATTGTTTCTTCCTCCGGGTATCAATGTGCCTACCCCTCTCTTTACGTTCTGCTCCTTTCTATCTTATTTTATGCATGTACCTTTTTGTCTGATTGTGTACGTACCTGCCGAAATCAACCCACTTTTTGTTCCGTTTCCAGTTTCCTTCTATCTAGGTTAGGTGTAATTCTGAATAAGATAAAGGTTCCAGCCAGTCCAATCAATGTGAGCAATATGCCCATGATGATGGAATGCAGATATCCGCTAAGGGTTACAGTTACGGAAACAATCAGCATAGCTAGGTTATACTGCAAGCCCCCAAAAGCCATATAAGCACTGCGCTTATCATCCGGCGGAATAGCAGCCATATAAGATTGCTCAACAGGCACCCGAAATACCTCGCCAATTGTTAGCACAGCCATCATAATGAACAACACCCAAACATTTGTCGAGAACGTAAGCGCTGCATAACCCATTGTAAAAACAAGGCAGCTTGTAACAAGTACGAATCGATCCTTCATCCCTGTAATTAATTTGGCAGTAAACAGCGCAAGCAGGACGACAAGAATGGTATTTTCACTTCGCAAGAAACCCATCATCTTTACGCCATCTACTTCCCAGAACAGAAACTGCTGCGTCGGCATCTCTTCTGACAGTCGAATGCCGATATAGCTTGTCAGCTGAAACTCCATACTTAAAACAAGTATGCCTCCTGCTATGAACCAAACAAACAGCCGATCCTGCATAACATTCCGGTAAGTACCAACTATATGCGTAATATGCTGCAGTGGCTTAACCTCGACTTTCTCTGGGAAGTACGTTTCTGATATGAAAAAGTAAACAATGCATAACGTCACAGCAGCAGCAATCGTTAGTGCCATAAATAATTCAAATAAATAGTTCTCAAACATAAAGGCACCGGCAATACCACCTAAAGCAACCGATAAGTTGCTAGCCCAGTATCCGATTGAATAAATCAAGCGACGCTGATCAGGTGTACTGACGTCAATCAGCATAGCATCATTAGCTGGTCCGGCTAATCCCCAGCAAAGGCTGTTCAGCATAACCATGCTATATGTAATAGCTGGTGATTCAAACCATGGTGAATTGCTTAGCATCATCATAAAAAAGGCGATGAGTCGAAGTGACTCTGCCAGCGCATGATTTTGCGCCGTCCAAAGACGTCACTGAAGTATCCGCCTAGCAAAGACATCCCAATGCCTAAGAACACATTAACAAGCAGCAGAATACCCGCCACTTTTGCTCCGAAATGCATCGCTAAGTAAATGGTCATAAACGGCATCACCATACTGCCGATTAAGCTGGACACGAATGATTCTATGAGTCGTATCTTTATATTCGGATGGAAATCCCTAAAACGCATTGTATTCCCCCTTTTCTATATTTTCTAATTATATAGATAACTTACATATAATTCCATAGGTTAATAAAAAAATAACCTCAGCATGAGAGCTGAGGTTATTTCGAATGCGCTTCATCACATCTATTTGAACATAATTTTTTTTAGTATAATTGGCTTTCTAAGACAAGCAGTAACCGCCATTCCATTTCAAGTGCCAGAGTAAGATTTCTAGATTACTTTCTTCTTCTATGACTCGATCTTCTTCTTAGAAACTCCCAATTCTTTGTCGACATGTTTCCCCGTGTTTTTTCACACGTGGAGTAATGTGATGCTAGAAATAAATCCACGTACTCCTTAAACCTAACATTAGTTAATTCTCTAGAACTTTGCCATTCATAATATTTTATGTCGCTAAGAAATGAATAGAATATAGGGCTTTCAAGAAATTGCAACACAAGAGCGTTTCTCATTCTCTCTCCTTTGCTCAATCTCTCTTTTTTGTTTTGTATTATAGTTCTGACAAACCCCATTAACAAATCTACAATTTCAACTCCAATCTCATTTTTCTTTGGGGTAAGGTTACAGTCACTTACTTTAAATTGTTCCCCTCTATACATTGACTGTGTATTTAGTTGATCTACTAATATCTTATCTAATTCTAATTTGGTATAGGTAGAAGAATTTTCAATATATAATTCCGCTTTTATATTAACGTCTTTACCATAGTTTCTTAACAATCCATACAATATTCTTTCAGGAAGTTTCGTGTAAATCATTCTCTTAGACAAGTCTTTGTCATCATAAAATTTTCTTCGTTCTCTTAGAGAAGTTTCATCGTAATTTATAATATTCATCTTACATACGCGAGAATATTTTATAAATATATCGATTACAGAAATGATGTCTCTTTTTAAGGGCATGTATCCCGAATATTCAGTCCAGTGCAAAGGCATGTATTTACGTTCTTTTAATTTACTATTCATCTCTTTGTATTCAGTTGTTTGATAGATTGGTTCAGGAATTAATAACCCTGCCATTAGTGTAGGACGTTGTTTAATATTGTTGCTACCACTTTCATCAAAAAAAATACGAACTTTCTCCATATTCAGAGGTTCTTGTTTCATGTATTCCCTCCATTTTCAGTTGACATGGTATAATGCATATAGTATTATTATTTCACAATTAATACGCGCTCATGTGAGCGACCGAAATATTGATGGGTTGATTAGTACGCACTCACGTGAGTGTTCGAAAATTAACCATCTGTAAAAGAGTGTTCCTCTGTGAGGAACACTCTTTTATTATATCAAAAAACTATATTATATAAAGTAACCCTTTAACGGAAGAGCTTTCTGACTATACTTAATTAAATCTGTTACCATGCAAAGGTTATTTCGAATGCGCTTCAAGAAAGTCGATCATCTTCTCAAAACTGTATTGCGCTTCTTCCAAATATAATTTTCGCTGATACTCGTGACCTGCAGCAGGGTGAGAATCATCAAAGAACATCCTGTTTACTTCCACTTCTGCCTGTTCTAATTCATTTGCCATTTCTACACTTTGCGGATGCAGTTTGTCTACTTCACCCGATGAGATGAATGTCGGCGGATAGTCGGGTGTAATCTGGAATACCGGTGACATATCACGCAGCCTTGGATCATGCATGTAATCTTTATTACCCGTATAAGACCAGAGGAATGTCGTCATATTACGGA from Terribacillus sp. DMT04 encodes the following:
- a CDS encoding S8 family peptidase, which codes for MNFSTKIVYLVSLLLSLVICFPAVKAYAEEDKQLIVVYENKEGEEAVRESDAAIDETYDNLPAAAVTADAKTVRDLKKDPDIKYVEPDSRIYSTGSSTAVQASSQILNQWNLAPIQASWAWREGITGKGVKVAVIDSGIYPHQDLNIAGGYAAVNYTTSYKDDAGHGTHVAGIIGAKHNQYGTDGVAPDAELYAVKVLDKAAAGDMSDLLEGIDWAISNKMNIINVSIGTKYKSKALEDAVKRAYQQDILLVASSGNGGAGHLVNYPAAFNEVIAVSASDSKNNIASFSVVGDNVEFAAPGSNIYSTHLGANYAIMSGTSQAAPHVSAMLALLKQQHPTETNNQLRLRLQQNSKDLGEEGRDPLFGYGLIQYQSDQTKSYQQALDAVQLTEKRQTLANYDKAQQVVKGLSNSEEKQSLQKRLDNIKQVIILQEAKDKVSKAEKSKQNKDIAAAQSAANKVTNRTEKKSLHNRLDKVKQALLVKEASYKVGQSEKSKIKKNVDIAQKAIQSLAKGKDRTILQTRLNKVKQSQFHAANASVKAAERSPADKNLKKAQSTINELQAGKDKDSLQKRLEKLKKKLSDAKKLSDATYKVKKAEKDRTKKAKQAAQSAVNKVSSSKDKKTLQTRINKIKVRR
- a CDS encoding S8 family serine peptidase, whose protein sequence is MRKPLAKQLAFASLLTGSIFLLPVEKADAQEQNQVIVVYENKQGEQDIKNSGAVVKEQYDRLSAATVSADADSIEKLKRDPDIKYVENNVTFSIAESGEAPSQVAEQWNLASIHAASAWEAGLTGKGVKIAVLDSGIAPHPELAIAGGYAAVDYTTSYADDKGHGTHVAGIIGAKHDQQGIDGIAPDAALFAVKVLDEKGEGTLADLLEGIDWAIANNMDIVNLSMGSADSSEAMQDAMNKAYQAGLLLVGASGNEGAGHPVEYPAAYDAVIGVSATDARNNSAAFSSVGSEVEFAAPGKDIVSTYLGSEYRLMSGTSQATSHVTAMLALLKQQYPNDTNVQLRQRLQQYTADLGQAGRDELYGYGFVQYPQPESQEVRKPAEAELATQQDAVKQEVQHKEIANSETDKEQKEEQNKKEEAAALQELVNDLGMTEKQLAELFTKHDLDLYSYSKLKAIKDIIYQDVNDISVHFVLEENGMSEEELDELLAANNQTLADFTSLQELKDYIAAQTEREEKASPLPGVMQEKEESNKMPASAEPKLKVEPIITKETPEKENEEIVLSYKTAEHDKLEDKTKGEQLPDTASSFGNVIAAGVAVASVGALLYVIERRRKRY
- a CDS encoding SulP family inorganic anion transporter, whose translation is MRRLGRYNGYNLQALRRDIIAGIVVGIVAIPLGMSFAIASGVNPEYGLYTVIIGGLLISLLGGSRFQIGGPTGAFVPILLGVVIQFGYQDLLLAGMMAGILLVLFGLLKLGSLIKFIPRPVVIGFTAGIAVIIFTGQIGNFTGIQAEQEEGFLQKMQALAAAADTINLYSVIVASVSLAAILLTPRILPKVPGALVGLILSTIAAVLFFPGNVATIGSVYGDIPSQLPQLQFPAVTLDKIIYLLPSAIAIALLGGVESLLSATVADNMAKTKHHSNRELVGQGIANIAVPLFGGIPATGAIARTATNIRNKAFSPVSGVVHCIFVLLILLLLAPYASAIPLASMAPILMVVAWNMSERKEVVHIIRMRTFDSFILAVTFVLTVLADLTVGVGCGLLLAFVVFVKRMSAVLFVKDEQINIKETDGLRICQFEGPLFFGSTDILENEVEKAMREEPDSLVLDLQKVSYMDTSAEAALHKLVEHYEKASKQLLLLGVHGQPERLLKKTGLLARIGKEHTVNKREEAVRICTS
- a CDS encoding metalloregulator ArsR/SmtB family transcription factor; amino-acid sequence: MKYKMQPDLTEAQLTHVSQIFKALGDPTRIRILHFLLDQEYSVNEIAEKLELHQSTVSHQLSTMKKIRLVKSRREGTTIYYSHDDKHVIDLLTEAINHACHN
- a CDS encoding cation diffusion facilitator family transporter, translating into MGHGHVHDHAHGHHHHGHNANKKALLISFILTAGFMLLEAIGGFLTNSLALLSDAGHMLSDAVSLGVGLFAFIIGERVANYSKTYGYKRFEILAALFNGITLILVSLYIFYEAIQRFQEPADIVSGGMLTIAVIGFLVNIVVAWILMRGDTSDNLNIRAAFLHVIGDLLGSVGAIAAALLVLLFGWSWADPVASVIVASLVITSGWRVTKDAIHVLMEGTPRNVEMSKIIDCMEKAPGIISIHDLHVWSITSGQNALSCHAVVQGNLLVEESQHMLRNIEHDLEHLGIGHVTIQMETASHTHEESLMCQHDAESHSHTHAH
- a CDS encoding MFS transporter — its product is MMMLSNSPWFESPAITYSMVMLNSLCWGLAGPANDAMLIDVSTPDQRRLIYSIGYWASNLSVALGGIAGAFMFENYLFELFMALTIAAAVTLCIVYFFISETYFPEKVEVKPLQHITHIVGTYRNVMQDRLFVWFIAGGILVLSMEFQLTSYIGIRLSEEMPTQQFLFWEVDGVKMMGFLRSENTILVVLLALFTAKLITGMKDRFVLVTSCLVFTMGYAALTFSTNVWVLFIMMAVLTIGEVFRVPVEQSYMAAIPPDDKRSAYMAFGGLQYNLAMLIVSVTVTLSGYLHSIIMGILLTLIGLAGTFILFRITPNLDRRKLETEQKVG
- a CDS encoding DUF3800 domain-containing protein; amino-acid sequence: MKQEPLNMEKVRIFFDESGSNNIKQRPTLMAGLLIPEPIYQTTEYKEMNSKLKERKYMPLHWTEYSGYMPLKRDIISVIDIFIKYSRVCKMNIINYDETSLRERRKFYDDKDLSKRMIYTKLPERILYGLLRNYGKDVNIKAELYIENSSTYTKLELDKILVDQLNTQSMYRGEQFKVSDCNLTPKKNEIGVEIVDLLMGFVRTIIQNKKERLSKGERMRNALVLQFLESPIFYSFLSDIKYYEWQSSRELTNVRFKEYVDLFLASHYSTCEKTRGNMSTKNWEFLRRRSSHRRRK